Below is a genomic region from Natranaerobius trueperi.
ATTGAGCCAAACATATCTCTATGACCTCTAGGTTCATGCATTAATGCAGTTCTAATGTGATCAAGATTATTTTCTAAAAATTGCTTTTTTTCAATCATCGTAGTACCTTTAATTGGTGGTATTCCACCAGTAACTACCCTAGTAGGCTCACCCATGGTATGAGAGTCAACAGCTGTAATCATCTGATCAAATTTCATTTTTATCCCCCTTTTTTATTAGGCACCTTTTGTTAAACAAAAGGTGCCTATGATTAAACTTAATTATCTAGCCTAAACATCCGCTTTATATTCATAAGGGATATTAATAATCTGACCCGGTGTATCTAATTCTTTTAGATACTTAAGTGCATCTTCTAAAATTCCTCTTTGCATTTCTTTATTGTTTGGAGCACCTGCATTAGCTCCCATTGGCACCATTGGAGCTACAGCTCTTGGAGTACCTTGCTGTTTAGCAACTGGTGGTAAAGCTGCTATTAGGACAGTAGGAATTCCTACTTCCTCAATCGCTCTCTGCACAATCACGGCAGAGCGGTGGCAAGTACCTCATCCAGCAGTAAGAATAGCTATATCTGCTCCATCATTTTTAAGAACTTGAGCGATTTCAGGACCAGTTTCTTCTTTAAACTTAGTCTGGTCACCTCCACCACCCATAAATCCTACATGGTGCTTAGAAAGACCGCCAAGAACACCTTCATCAACTAATTCTTGAACTCTTTCTATTGGGAACATACAGTTGATATCTTTATTTACATCTGCCTGGTCATATCCTCCGTGAGTTACCATTAATTCCTCTGGTTTACTTTCTGATTTAACTTTTCTAAAAGTTGAATCTCCGGCTAAATTAAACTTTTCTTGTGTTTTTTCATGTACCCCTGCTGCAGTAACTAATGCAACTTTAGCTTCACTTAAATCTTTATTTAAGTCACTCCATATTGGAGATGGCATCATAGGTACATAAACTTCTGATTTAAGTCCTTTATAGGTGGATAACTTCATGATGTTTTCGTACCTCCTTTAACAATAATAGGTGATAATTTAAGCTCCACACAGTCTCCTTCTTTTACATTACTCTGGCTTACTATAAGCCTAATAGGAACTGAAATTCTTCCCATTCTTCCATCAAGTTCTAATTCGCACATGCCAGAGTTTACTTTAGTAATGGTACCTTTGAAAGTGTAGAGACCAAAATCTTCTAAATTGGTCATTTTATCACATCCTACTTATCAACTATTTCTTGGTTTTTGTCCCCTACTTCTTGAGTCCATTGTTTTTCTGGCTTTTCAACCTTTTCTCCACTAATCTTATTTTTTAGCATAGCAATAGCTCTTCTAGCATCTTCTTTCGCTACACAGTTATCTTGTAAAATCTCTGTTTCAACACCATCTTCTGATTTATTTAAATCTACCATTGCATCCATATATTTATTTCCTACAATAAGAGCACCTTGCTGAGCTGCAAACGTCATACCAACAACTGGTGTTTCTGTCTTACCAACTTGCTCTATATGACTAGCGAAATCAATGTGGTTATTACCAAATCCTTCAGTAATAACAATAGCGCCATCTAGATCAAGAGATTCAGCTAGTCTTCCTAACCTTTTAGAAACATAGAACTTCTGATCATTTTCTTGGGGAGAACCAACAAAGCAAACTCCACACAGATCTAATTCAGAGTCATTAGCTAACATATCAACAAGTGGATCGTTAAAATAGTGTAGTGTTGTTTCTTTTGAAGCTGGTCCAATACAGGTCATGGCTCTAACTGCTCCATCTCTTACTTCATTTGGTGTGATAAGAGTTGGGATATTACCAAGGTCTACATTATTTACACCACCGATAATTCCACCTGGCTCTTTTGGAAGCAATAGGTTATCGTGCATTGCACCCTGACCCATGATCTCTTTTACTAATAAAACCTTTGGACGAGCATCTCTTCTAATATCATGGTAAACAGTTTCAGTGTCTGCTTCAGATTCTTCTAAGTTTTTAAGTTCTTCTCTAATTCCTTGAATAATTACATCACAAGCTTCATGTGCTGCAAAAGGTCCTGGTCTTTCCATTGAACTACCATCTTTGATAGTTACGTTTACTTTAATTACATAGTCACCTTTATTTGGAGCACCAGCTCTATCAAAGTTTACATTTTCTCCAAATATACCTTCTGAGCTTCCAAATTCACCAATTTGACTACCACTTTCTTCAGTACCAGTTAGAATAACAGAAACTCCGTCTAATGTATAAGTTACTCCTTCACCTAAGTCACCTTGTTTTTTAGTAGCGATAGGTAATACATCCATGATAGTATTAATTTCAACATCATATTTGTCAGGCTCAATAATATCTAAGTCTACATCAACAACTAAATCATTTTTATCGATTGCTTTTTCTTTTAATCCTTTTTCAATTGAAAGCTTGCCATTTTCGATCTTTGTTTCTTCATCTAAGTTAACTTCATCAATATTAAATCGCTTTAGAGCTAGTTCTCTTTTAATTTCATCTTGAGGTTCTTCTTTAGCTAAACTTTTTTCTTCTTTTGGTACTTCTTGAACTTCTGCTTGTTGTACATTTGAAGATACATTACCACCTAACGGAATCTGTAAATCAATACCTTTACCCTCATCGATTTTGATTCTTAAAACTCCATCATTTGTAACCTGTGGTTGTTCTACTTTAGCTCCTTCAGATTGTGCTGGTTTTTCTTCAACACCTTTATCAGACACATCCACATCTACCGTATCAGGTGTAAGTGGAGTTAGTGCATCTGCTGAAGCTGTCATTTCATTACCTAAAACATCTCCAATTGTTAAAACATTACCACTTAAGTCTAATAGTCCTGAATCTTCTAGATCTCCGAAAATATTCGGATCTTCTAAGTGTTCTGGTGCAAGTACTGTTCCTTTTTCTGTTTTACAACAGACTACTGCAGGTTCATCTCTCAATTCTTCACAAAGTTCTTTAGAAATTGCCATTTTAAACCCCCCATTTCTTAGTTATCTAAAAATCTCACAAGATTATCTCCCATTGTTCTATTTACATGATCTGTTGAGTGAAACACTCCTAACTTAAGTTTTGGTGCCACACCCATTACAGTATTAGAACAATCAGAGCAAGTACCAACTATCACTGCTTGTGCTTTATTCTTTTTTAAGTTCAATATTTTTTCAGCCTGTCCAGGGCAATTACCTGGATCAGTGCATTTCAACTGACCATTTTTCATTTCAACAGCCTGTTTGCACTTTTCAATTCCTACTACTTCCGCACCCATTTCCTCAGCAATTTGTCTAAGTCTATCTTCTTGAGCTCCACATCCACATTCTAGTAAACCAATCTTCATATTTTCTCTATTAGGAAGTGGTAAAGTAGCAAAAATTCCACCTGTGGCTTTATTTATTGGCGTTTTTAAATCAACTTGATTTCCTGTAAATGGCCCTCCCATTATAATTTCACCTATTTGATATGGTAGGCCGCCATTATCTTCAACTAGATCTTTTACTTTAGTACCAATTGGTACATCTAATAGAACTTTCTGTGTACGTTCTTCGCCTATTCTTCCAACCAAAGTAAGATCCTTTGAGATCACAGGTGTTTTATCAATTACTGCTCTTTTGACATTTAAAAGAGTCTCTATGTTTAATACTACACTGTTTGCCTCAAGAGGTAACTGGTCAGGCTCTAACAGTTCTCCTAATACTTCTCTTATTATTGCTCTTTCTTCTCCCATTGGATAGATGTCTTTAACAGTTTTTATTTCTATAGTAGGTTCATCTGAAACTTTTTCATTTAGTAGGGTAATTATCTCTTGTTCTTTTTCTTTTACAACAATGTAAGCTTTTTTTGCATTTGTTATAGAAATAGTTGTTTTGAGTCCTGAAATTATATCTTCTGGGTTCTTCTTCATTCTTTCCTTGTTATGAAGTAAATATGGCTCACATTCAACCCCATTTGCTAGAACAATTCCTTTCCCTTCTAAATCTACATCTAATTTTTTGTATGTCGGAAAGCCAGCACCTCCGGCACCAACTACCCCTGCTGATTTAATTAGAGAAAGCTCATCTTGATCATCAAGCTTCAATACATTGGACTTCTCATCTTCTGGTTCTATTACCACAACATCTTTTGTTATATCATTAACTTTTCCATTTATAGGTGAGTGGTAGATTGACCCAATAGCATCCCCTTCTGTTTTTCCAATCACTTGGCCTTTTATGACTTTTTGGCCAACTTCAACTACTGCTTGTGCAGGTTTTCCTATATGATCTGTTAGTGCAATCTTTAACACCATTTTCACCCCCTTGTGAATTAAAATAATTTATTTTTAATTTCACCTATATAACATTGCAATTTTCGTGCCAAAAGCAAAAAGATCCCATGATAACGGGATCTTTTTAAATATTATGTAATAATATGTTTGTTTAAGCTGTTATCTGTCTATTTGATTAGACAGAAGTCGAAATGTGAAAGTGAGTACATGACCTGCTAACACCTTTAATAGGACTTTCACTCTATAGTGTCTAATATACTAATCACGTCTAGTGCATTAGACACTATAGATCTTGTAAATGTAATCCTAATTGTTTTATCTTATAGTATAAAGTACTTCTTGGAATACCTAGTATTTCAGCAGCCTCAGTTCTACTTTTAGTAGCTTTAAGTGTTTTTTTAATTGTAGCTCTTTCAGTTTCTTCAATTGCTTTTGAAAGTGATTTTAAATCATCACTTTCGCTTTGTTGTGGTGTATAGCTATTTTTTTCTTTCACAAATTGTGGTAGATCTTCGAATTCTATTGCATCATCATTATTAAGTACAATAATGCGTTCAATAGCATTTCTTAGTTCTCTCACATTCCCTGGCCAAGAATAATTTACCAAGGATTCTAAAGCTTGAGGTTCTACTTTATCTACTTTCTTTCCATGCAGCTTTGAAAATTCTTTAGCAAATGTTTTTACAAGGGCAGGAATGTCTTCTTTTCTTTTCCTCAAAGGTGGAATTTCAATATTCACTACATTTATTCTATAATAAAGGTCTTTTCTAAACCTACCTTCCTTAACCATGTTTTCTAAGTTATTATTAGTTGCAGCTATAAGCCTAACATCTAGCTTTTTAGGTGAGGTTCCACCTATTCTATATACTTTCATTTCTTCAATGCTTTTAAGTAGTTTAACCTGTAAATCTAAACTTAAACTATCAATTTCATCTAAAAACAATGTACCACTTTCAGCAAGTTCAAACTTTCCCGGTTTACCGCCTTTTTTACTTCCCGTGAAGCTTCCTTCTTCATATCCAAATAATTCGCTTTCTAATAAATTTTCAGGGATAGCTCCACAGTTTACAGCTATAAAAGGATTATTTTGGCGATCACTTTCATTATGAATTGCCTCAGCAAATAAACCTTTTCCTACTCCTGTTTCTCCTGTAAGTAAAACTGTAACTTTTTCATTGGCTACCTTTGACGCCATTTTTAAAGCCATAGAATACGCTTTATTATTCGTGGGGATTCCTGAAAATGAAGTTTCTTTCGAACTATCTTTTACAACATTTTCTAAATCTTGAAGTTTCTTTTTCGTCTCTTTAAGTTCGCTTTGAAGTTTTTCAACTTCAGTTATATCTCTATCTGTTGATATAGCGCCTATAACTTCTCCGTCAATAATAATAGGAATAGCTGATAAGTTTACTATTTTACCTTCTCTAGGTTCATGCTTTTTGTTTCTTAAAGGTTGTTCTGTTCTTAATGCTTCTAAAAGTAGTGCGTTTGGAAACTTGTCACTTATTTTCTTCTCTAAAATATCTTGTGCTTTTACTCCATAAAGTTTTTCAGCATTCTCATTCCAGTATCTAACTACTTCATTTTTATCTATTATACACACACCTTCATGGATCGCGTCAAATACTATCTCTGTAGACTTCACCAAATCTTCTAGATCACTATAATAACTATTCAAAAGATTTTTTGTTGTTAATACACCTAGAATTTCTTTATTATAAACAACTGGTAGTCTCCCAATATCTTTCATAATCATCAAATCTCTTGCATTTCTTACATCTTCTTTTGGATCAATTGTCCATAATGTAGTCCTCATAACTTTTTCAAGAGGGGTGTCTAACTCTTCTTTTTCAAGATGTTTTGAAAAATCATTTATAGTTAAAATACCTTGAAGATTATTATTATGATCAACACAAAGTACTTCATCATTCTCTCTAAATTCTAAAATCAAACGAAGAGCATCAAACATAGAATTATTTTTATTAATAATAATTGGTTGTTCATTCATAATCGATTCAACTGGTACATACTGCTGTTTACCAGGAAAAACAAAATAACCATCTAACTGTTTCAAGGTATATCCCCCAATTCATCACATCAATAATTTTGAATAATTCAAAACATGACTAACACATAATAACAGTTTATGCTATTATGAAAAGCTTTGCAAGTTATCGTATAAAAGAATGAAAGTACACTTATGCTGGGGTAGATAAATAATAAGACGGTTTCACCCAATTTTCGTCAACGTATACACATTCATTATATCATTGTCGGTTTATACAGACAATTCAGGTATTTTTTATAAAAATAGGTAGACCCACAGGATCTACTCAATTAAAAGGGAAAAAAATTGGAATAATGATCATAGAAACAATAAATGTGATTAGTTGAAGTGGCCAACCAGCCTTAAAGTAATCTTTGAAGCTATAACCTGCTGGTCCAAGAACAATAGTATTAGGGGGAGTTGCTATTGGTGTAATAAAGCAACATGACGAAGCAATTGCAATTGCCATTAAAAATGGATAGGGACTCACATGTATTGATTCAGCTATAGTAATTCCAATTGGAGCAAATACTGCTGCAGTAGCTGTATTAGACATAAAATTAGTTAATAAAGCAGTGGTTACAAACAACACAGCTAAAACTATAAGTGGTGAAACTGAAACATTTGCTATCATATTAGCTATCAAAAGAGCTGCTCCTGTATCTTCAATCGCTTGACTCATAGACAACATCCCCGCAAATAGAAATACTGTCGTCCAACTGATACTGTTAAAGGCTTCATCAATAGTTAAACAACCAGTTACAATTGTTAACATAGCACCTAGCATAGCAGCAACTTGTAAATCTATAATTCCAGTCGCCATAGAGATAACTACAAATAAAAATATTAATAGACCAACCCACATTTTATCTGATCTTAATTGTTCTGACGAGTGATTATTACTAAATCCATGACTTCCTTCAGGTACGCCATCAGGTAGTAATTTATAACCTATTAGCACCATATATAAAATCCCTATGATAAAAAGAAAAATACCTACCCTACCAAATTCAAAAAAACCAAATTCACTGTACTTAGTTGATTCATTCAAAACACTATTGATGATCCCATTAGGAGGTGTTCCTATTACAGTTAATGTCCCACCTAAACTAGAAGCAAATGCCATAGGCATTAACATTGTTTTCGGACTTCTATCAGAACTTAAACAAACTGCTACAACAACTGGTACAAAAACCGCAGTGGCACCCGTATTACTTAAGAGTGCTGACATCAAACCAAGTACAAGCATCACCAATATCATAAGTCCAAATTTACTATTCCCTGCTACTTTTACTGTCATGTCTCCTATTTGAGAAGCAAACCCTGTTTTAAACATTGCACTACTAATAATAAACATACCCATGAATATAACTACCCATCTATCACCAAAGTAAGAAAAAGCTTCACTTGGTTCTAAAATACCAGTTAAACTCAAAGCTATAGGAACTAGCATAGCTGTCACAGGCAAAGGAAAAATTTCTGTAAAAAATAAAAAAATAGCTACTAGTAAGATAACTAATGCAATAATTGCTTGAATTGTTATCTCCCCCCCCTAATCAAAGTAAACCAGCCTTAGAAGACCAACTAAGGCTGGCTACATAATATTTAATTCGACGACACTAAAGGTGTTTCCTGCTTTTTAGCTATATTTCGAGGGTCACTCGCATTATTCAGCAATTTTTGCAAGCGAAAGTAATAGTAGGTACAGTTTTTGGACTCCTAGATAAGCATCTTTGGGACCAAACCATTCTTCTTTAGAATGT
It encodes:
- the prdB gene encoding D-proline reductase (dithiol) protein PrdB, whose product is MKLSTYKGLKSEVYVPMMPSPIWSDLNKDLSEAKVALVTAAGVHEKTQEKFNLAGDSTFRKVKSESKPEELMVTHGGYDQADVNKDINCMFPIERVQELVDEGVLGGLSKHHVGFMGGGGDQTKFKEETGPEIAQVLKNDGADIAILTAGUGTCHRSAVIVQRAIEEVGIPTVLIAALPPVAKQQGTPRAVAPMVPMGANAGAPNNKEMQRGILEDALKYLKELDTPGQIINIPYEYKADV
- the prdA gene encoding D-proline reductase (dithiol) proprotein PrdA; its protein translation is MAISKELCEELRDEPAVVCCKTEKGTVLAPEHLEDPNIFGDLEDSGLLDLSGNVLTIGDVLGNEMTASADALTPLTPDTVDVDVSDKGVEEKPAQSEGAKVEQPQVTNDGVLRIKIDEGKGIDLQIPLGGNVSSNVQQAEVQEVPKEEKSLAKEEPQDEIKRELALKRFNIDEVNLDEETKIENGKLSIEKGLKEKAIDKNDLVVDVDLDIIEPDKYDVEINTIMDVLPIATKKQGDLGEGVTYTLDGVSVILTGTEESGSQIGEFGSSEGIFGENVNFDRAGAPNKGDYVIKVNVTIKDGSSMERPGPFAAHEACDVIIQGIREELKNLEESEADTETVYHDIRRDARPKVLLVKEIMGQGAMHDNLLLPKEPGGIIGGVNNVDLGNIPTLITPNEVRDGAVRAMTCIGPASKETTLHYFNDPLVDMLANDSELDLCGVCFVGSPQENDQKFYVSKRLGRLAESLDLDGAIVITEGFGNNHIDFASHIEQVGKTETPVVGMTFAAQQGALIVGNKYMDAMVDLNKSEDGVETEILQDNCVAKEDARRAIAMLKNKISGEKVEKPEKQWTQEVGDKNQEIVDK
- the prdC gene encoding proline reductase-associated electron transfer protein PrdC; amino-acid sequence: MVLKIALTDHIGKPAQAVVEVGQKVIKGQVIGKTEGDAIGSIYHSPINGKVNDITKDVVVIEPEDEKSNVLKLDDQDELSLIKSAGVVGAGGAGFPTYKKLDVDLEGKGIVLANGVECEPYLLHNKERMKKNPEDIISGLKTTISITNAKKAYIVVKEKEQEIITLLNEKVSDEPTIEIKTVKDIYPMGEERAIIREVLGELLEPDQLPLEANSVVLNIETLLNVKRAVIDKTPVISKDLTLVGRIGEERTQKVLLDVPIGTKVKDLVEDNGGLPYQIGEIIMGGPFTGNQVDLKTPINKATGGIFATLPLPNRENMKIGLLECGCGAQEDRLRQIAEEMGAEVVGIEKCKQAVEMKNGQLKCTDPGNCPGQAEKILNLKKNKAQAVIVGTCSDCSNTVMGVAPKLKLGVFHSTDHVNRTMGDNLVRFLDN
- a CDS encoding sigma-54-dependent Fis family transcriptional regulator, translated to MKQLDGYFVFPGKQQYVPVESIMNEQPIIINKNNSMFDALRLILEFRENDEVLCVDHNNNLQGILTINDFSKHLEKEELDTPLEKVMRTTLWTIDPKEDVRNARDLMIMKDIGRLPVVYNKEILGVLTTKNLLNSYYSDLEDLVKSTEIVFDAIHEGVCIIDKNEVVRYWNENAEKLYGVKAQDILEKKISDKFPNALLLEALRTEQPLRNKKHEPREGKIVNLSAIPIIIDGEVIGAISTDRDITEVEKLQSELKETKKKLQDLENVVKDSSKETSFSGIPTNNKAYSMALKMASKVANEKVTVLLTGETGVGKGLFAEAIHNESDRQNNPFIAVNCGAIPENLLESELFGYEEGSFTGSKKGGKPGKFELAESGTLFLDEIDSLSLDLQVKLLKSIEEMKVYRIGGTSPKKLDVRLIAATNNNLENMVKEGRFRKDLYYRINVVNIEIPPLRKRKEDIPALVKTFAKEFSKLHGKKVDKVEPQALESLVNYSWPGNVRELRNAIERIIVLNNDDAIEFEDLPQFVKEKNSYTPQQSESDDLKSLSKAIEETERATIKKTLKATKSRTEAAEILGIPRSTLYYKIKQLGLHLQDL
- a CDS encoding SLC13 family permease; this encodes MTIQAIIALVILLVAIFLFFTEIFPLPVTAMLVPIALSLTGILEPSEAFSYFGDRWVVIFMGMFIISSAMFKTGFASQIGDMTVKVAGNSKFGLMILVMLVLGLMSALLSNTGATAVFVPVVVAVCLSSDRSPKTMLMPMAFASSLGGTLTVIGTPPNGIINSVLNESTKYSEFGFFEFGRVGIFLFIIGILYMVLIGYKLLPDGVPEGSHGFSNNHSSEQLRSDKMWVGLLIFLFVVISMATGIIDLQVAAMLGAMLTIVTGCLTIDEAFNSISWTTVFLFAGMLSMSQAIEDTGAALLIANMIANVSVSPLIVLAVLFVTTALLTNFMSNTATAAVFAPIGITIAESIHVSPYPFLMAIAIASSCCFITPIATPPNTIVLGPAGYSFKDYFKAGWPLQLITFIVSMIIIPIFFPFN